In Mangifera indica cultivar Alphonso chromosome 14, CATAS_Mindica_2.1, whole genome shotgun sequence, the DNA window GAAgctttaaacaaatttgaaaagaatTCAACTCtaacaaacttaattttaagttcaaatatgaaagttaaatattttcgaactcaaacttgagttttaaaAATGTTCGACTCATTAAACTTGcaagttcaaaaattttaatataaatcaataaaaatatcgttattttgattaatatacatcaaaacgatattttaattattttatgtttgactATAATACCGAAGCGAACTCAACTTCTCTAAGTGAACTGAACTTGAACAACTTTTAGAAGAGTTCGAGctcaaattgattcaaatccaaCGCTAAGgacaaaaattaatcatatagcTTCTCACTAAGATATATAGTCATTAGCATTTACAAAATCAAAAAAGCACTAGTAGAGCAGCGCACTCTTCTTAATCAAGGAGATTTTGCAGGGGACAAACCTATGCAAGCCTCTTTACTGATACACCAGACTCTACTCAAACCTGGTGAAGAACTCACAGTGCTGGAGTTGGCTTCATTGCTTGAAAATTCTGAAGCATTATAACTACTTGAATCAGAACCATTGAATTTTCCATCTACCATGTTCATCTGGTCAATTAGTGAGTGCCTTACGCGTAGGCTAAGCCACGGCATCTCCACCTTTGCTTTAGTTTTTGATCCTGGAAGGTGATATTTTGCCACAGGTGAATTGGGATTGCTCACAGCATCTTCTTGCAGAATATCTCCTATCCTGGACAGTACGCTGAATGCTAAGTTTCCAAGAACTCGTGAGTAAGCTTCCAGGATTGAATGCCCAACATCCTATGGAAATTGTAAAAGATTAGCAAGAATTATAACTTCATATCCGCATTACTGCATTTTTAGTATTATCAAAATCTACTGATAAAATCCTCAAGAAAAGTTTCATGCATTAGTATCCTCACTTTGCCATATTGGATTTTTGTGGCCTCAAGAAAAGTTTGAGGAAGGTTAGGATATTTGGTCTTGATATGCTGTAAAAGGCCTTCTGCTCGTTCCAATAGTAACTCTGTCTTATCAAGCTCAGATAAGGGATCTTTGATGAAGGACCATGATGTGCGTACAGGTGATTTACCATTTACTTGCTCAGTAATTCTTTCTCTCCAAGCAAACACTGCAGCTTCTAACCTGTTGATGGCATCAAGCATGCAGTGTTCggattttaaattcaatagaTTTAGCATTTCCTCTATGGAGCTTGATTCATCAGTCAAGATCTTGTACAATTCCTCACCAAGACTTGCCTTTCCAGACTGCACGATATTAGGCGTGATATGAAGAATCATATCATTGTAAAAGGCTAACAACTTGTTGACAATTAAGAATGCTATAGAAAAGTGTATTTAGTTGCTAACCTTCAGAAGTGCATCCCTCATGATGCCAGGCACAGGCATTTCAAGCAAAACATTCTCATTGATGGATTTGGCAGCCTTGAATACTTGATATACCACCTTCGCCTGAGACagcaatttttttctctccatGTCAGAGATGCCAGTTGCTGGTACTTGGGGCAATGGGAGCCACCATCTCTTGCTCTCTCTAGTGCTCTTGTTCCTTCCTTCTGCACGGCTACCCACTTCTGCATACCAAAACTCAGTGTTCACCATTGAATCCAATGTCTCCTGCCAATTTGAAGAGTTGAACCTCATAATCATGCATATGATAGGAAGATACAATAAGCTCTCTAACTTCAAAAGGAATGAAGAATTGCCTACAATAAGCATTGAGTCCAACTTTTGAAGTGCCGGAAGATTCATGTGGATGTCTGCACGAGCTTTTGGAGTCATTATCTGATTCAGTGACAAAATTGAATATCACAAAATGTATAATGTATATTgaatcaatattatatattgaaccaaaaaaaaaaaaaacctccaaGATTCGGCCATTGCCAGCCTTTTGCTTTGCAGGAACTAACTCAACCATATAGTTTGTTGGAGAGAGCAACCAGTCCATCTCTCTCTGCCATTTGCTCCTCCTTTCTTCAGGCAGTGGCTCCAATTTCCACAACTCCCCAAAAACTGAGGCTGTGAATAAACAGAAAAAACTCTGTATAACACTAGGCTCAAATGGTCTGCAGCAAAGATTATCAACACTTACTAGTACCACCTTCCCACATAATA includes these proteins:
- the LOC123195821 gene encoding rop guanine nucleotide exchange factor 14; the encoded protein is MMMMRRRLACCTRDRELSFDFDEQDKIMTYDGLESCILNSQSHENESRTSRGEECITDSLDDDNSSCSSSKDAFGSFSSKCMTGKRDDQGSDDWELCESPQHFYVKEKRSYAIRYSDIETMKEKFAKLLLGEDVTGGRIGVTTARALSNAITNLAASVFGELWKLEPLPEERRSKWQREMDWLLSPTNYMVELVPAKQKAGNGRILEIMTPKARADIHMNLPALQKLDSMLIETLDSMVNTEFWYAEVGSRAEGRNKSTRESKRWWLPLPQVPATGISDMERKKLLSQAKVVYQVFKAAKSINENVLLEMPVPGIMRDALLKSGKASLGEELYKILTDESSSIEEMLNLLNLKSEHCMLDAINRLEAAVFAWRERITEQVNGKSPVRTSWSFIKDPLSELDKTELLLERAEGLLQHIKTKYPNLPQTFLEATKIQYGKDVGHSILEAYSRVLGNLAFSVLSRIGDILQEDAVSNPNSPVAKYHLPGSKTKAKVEMPWLSLRVRHSLIDQMNMVDGKFNGSDSSSYNASEFSSNEANSSTVSSSPGLSRVWCISKEACIGLSPAKSP